In Leptolyngbya sp. NIES-2104, the genomic window TTCTTCCGTGTAGGTAGACTTTTCCTTATCGCCATAGTAAGGAAGCCCAGAATGGCTCAGCTTTTCTGAAACTGCGTCCGCTACCGTTTCGTACACACCGTCCATAGAATATGAACCATTGTCGGGCTTGTAAGCACCCCCTGAAACTGCTTCGAGTTCCTGAGCGGATAGCTCTTGTGCTTTGGTTTTCTTTGCGTTTTCCATTGTTTTTTCTCCTGATTGTTGTTGAGTTAGGCAGAACCATCGATCGCATCGATATTGCCGAACAATTCGCTCAAGACCTTGAGATCTTCTGCGGTGGCATCAATCACGGTAAGCTGAAACCCAGTAGATTCGATTGTTTCTGCCTCAACTGAGGATTCAGCCGGATGATAGGCTCTACTGATCGATTTAGGTCGATTAACCGAGATGCGCGATCGATGAAATGTGCCGCCCACTAATTGAAAGCTCAAACCTGCATCAATCTGATCTAACTCCTCATCGGATAGCTCGATCGCATCATTGTTCGGAGTAATTTCGTCGCCTGACATAGTTGTCTCCTTATGACGAGACAGCGTTAAGATAAGGCGGAGGGATCGCACTCAGCGCTAAGCTAACGATTGCGGCTCCCCCCAACAGTAGGCTTGATCAAACCGAGTGAAATGCTCGGTTTAATTTGCCATTGTGGTTCTCGCCTAACTCAAGACTGCTTTGAGATGTCGAGGTCGTTGTCGATTTTTTCAACTTCATTCAGGTCGATGAACGAAGTGCCTTTCTCATTCACCTCGAAAAGCGTTGCGTTTGCTTCGCGCTTGACATCGAAACTATTCTCAACATCCAGCAACAATCCACCTGCAACATTGTCGAGTTCTTCAACGGACAGTTCGGTCGTTTGGTTGATTTTGATTTGTTCAGACATGATGATTTCTCCGTTTTAAGTACAATGAATTTGGATTGAAAGTCTCGCACTAGAAGCTAGGAAATCTTCCTGATGTCGAGGTCGTTGTCGATTTTTTCAACTTCATTCAAATCGATGAACGAAGTGCCTTTCTCATTTTGTTGAAAGGCGGTTGCGTTTGCTTCGCGCTTGACATCGAAACTATTCTCAACATCCAGCAATAATCCACCTGCAACATTGTCGAGTTCTTCAGCGGACAGTTCGGTCGTTTGGTTGATTTTGATTTGTTCAGACATGATGATTTCTCCGTTTTAAGTACAGTGAATTTGGATTGAACATTGAAACGTGAACGGTCGATCGCTTGGATTAGGAATCCTTTGAGATGCCAAGATTGTTGTCGATGTTCTCAACTTCATTCAAATCGATGAACGAAGTACCTTTTTCATTCACCTCGAAAACTGTTGCGTTTGCTTGCCGCTCAACAGCAAATTTGTTGACGACATCCAGCGAAAGCCCACCAGCAACAACATCGAGTTCTTCAGCAGACAGTTCCATCGGTGTGTTCAGTTCAGGCATGATTGTTTCTCCTGTTTAGTTAGTTTGCATCAAACGAGTGACTTACCGATTCATTTCGCGGTGTGTTCCTCGCTTGATGTCTCAAGAATAGGCTTTCACCCTCTCAATGCACATCTGAAAAACGTCTTGATCGCGGAGTGAGGCGAATGAACTAGGGAGACTATGACTTTCGTTATAGATAACGTGCGATCGCTCTCACAAAAGTCATGAAATCACATTCAAGTCTGGTGTTTGAGTGCAATCGAAGCTATGAATAAACGTGAGTGGAAGAATGCCACAGTTTCCAGCCTCGTTTGTAGATAAAACCGGGAACAGCCATGTTAAAAACTTCTAAGCTGGCAACCAAATTTACTTTATTGTTATCGCTTGTATTTGTGAGTGCGATCGTTGTGAGTGGCTTGCTGCTCTCTCGTGCACTTGAGAAACGCGCCGAAGGAGACATCACTTATCGTGGACAACTCATTTCAGAGATGATTAACTCGGTTCGGTACTACACCGGAGAGCGAGTTGCACCGCTGTTAATGCCGCTCGTTGAAACCCAATCTACGTTTGTGCCAGAAGTGATTCCTAGCTTTTCTGCTAGAGAAGTGTTTGAGACACTCCGCAAGAACAGTGAGTACAAAGATTATTTCTACAAGGATGCGTTTCTCAATCCTACGAATCTGCGAGATAAGGCGGATACGTTTGAAGCTGAAATTATCGATCGCTTTCGCAAAGATCCGAAGCTGAAATCAGTGTCAAATTTCCGGGATTCATTCGGTGAGCAGCTATTCTATACGGCTCGCCCGTTTGTTCTAAAAAATCCAGCTTGTCTTCGCTGTCATAGTACACCTGAAGTAGCTCCGAAAAGTCATATTGCCAGCTATGGTTCAGAAAACGGCTTCAATTGGCCGCTCAACAAAGTGATCGGAACTCAGATTATCTATGTTCCTGCAAGCCAGGTTTTGGAGAATGCACGTCAGGCTTCTGTGTTGTTTATTGGTATTTTCGTTGCTATTTTTGCGATCGTCATTTTGCTGATTAACTATCTACTGAAGCGAAATGTAATTCAACCGATCAAGCCGTTAGCTCAGATCGCTCAAAAGATCAGCGCAGACGAAATGACCGGAGAAGAGGCAGAAGAGTTTGAGCGCAAAAAATTAGCACCGATCGCGAAACGTACTGACGAGTTAGGACAATTAGGGCGCGTCTTTCAGGGCATGGTTCGAGAAATTCACGCCCGTGAACAACAATTAAGGCAGCAATTACAGAAATTGAGCCTTGAAATCGATGAGGCAAAGCGATCGCGTCAAGTGGCTGAAATCACTGAATCCGAAACGTTTCAACAGTTAAAGCAAGAAGCAAAAGAACTCAGAAGCAAGCGCGATATCACAAACTCAAATCCCTAAAATCCCTTACTGCGAGGAACGACCTGTGTCTGAAATTATCTCTGTCCATTCTTTCCGTGGCGGAACTGGTAAATCGAATGTAACCAGTAATCTTGCAACGATTATTGCGCGATCGGGTAAGCGTGTCGGTATCATTGATACTGACATTCAATCGCCTGGAATTCATATTTTGTTTGGGCTAGATGAAGATCGAATTAGCTATACGCTGAATGACTATCTCTGGGGGCGTTGTCGCATCGAAGAAGCGGCTTATGATGTCAGCCCCGTTTTGAGACAGAAGCAAAGACTATTTGGCAAAACAGGAGGCATTCATCTCATTCCCTCTAGCATTAAAACGGGTGAAATTTCGCGAATTTTGCGAGAAGGCTATGATGCTCGCTTGCTCAATGATGGGCTGCGGAATTTAATCGATCGATTAAAGCTTGATTATTTGTTCATCGACACGCATCCCGGCATCAATGAAGAAACATTGCTCTCTGTGATTATGTCTGATGTGCTTGTGATTATTCTGCGCCCGGATAGTCAGGATTATCAGGGAACAGCGGTCGCAGTCGATGTCGCTCGAAAGCTAGAAGTACCAAAGATGTTTGTCGTGGTCAATAAAGCGTTACCGTCAGCAGACTTTAAAGAGTTGCGCTATCGAGTACAGAATGCTTACAACACCACGGTTGCGGGAATTCTGCCAGTCTGCGAAGAGATGTTTCGGCTAGGAAGTAGTGATATTTTCTGCTTGCGACATCCGGATCATCCTTGGTCGCATGAAGTCAATGTGATCGCAAAACAGATTGTTGGTTCAGGCTCAAAATTATTGATTTAAGTCAGTTCGACAAGTCTTTCCGCTTCGATTCGACCTCGCCCCGGAATGGAATTCGGGGCTAATCGTGCGAAGCCCACTAAAGGGGGCTGAAGACGCATAAAGTCGAGGCTGACAGTCCTGCGCCGCTCTTCCGCGAATTCTATTTCGGGGCGAGTAAACAACGGAGCGAAGGAATTCATCGAACTAGCAATTCTAGACAGAGTTACTTGAACAATCGAACAGGCTTTTGCTGTAACAATGCGATACTTGCTTTAGTATCTCCCGGAAACATCGATCGCACTCGTTCAACTACAGAAATCATATATTGATAATCGGGAACTGGAGCATTTGTAATGTATCCAGCTTCTTCAGCCACGACCGAAGAAGCTTCGCTGAGAACCTGACGAACTCGCTCTTGAGCAGCGCGATCGAGCGTCGAATTTACTAAAATTGCTCCTGGTGGAACTTGATGTGAATCCGTGAATAACACTCGGAGCTTTGCTTGCGTCACGTGGCTTTTATAAGTCTCAAACTCTTCGAGTGACAGCGCTCCCACATCGGCTTTTCCTTGAGCGACTGTATCTAACACCGCTTTAGGAGTTGCCGAAAAGACTAGCTCAGCTAAAGTTAGCCCGTACAAGTTAAACAGCGGAAAGTAGAATCCGGTGGCTGAGCCAGGATTCCCGATCGCGACTGTCTTACCCGTGATCGCACTAATTTCCTGAATCGGGCTATCTTCCCGAACGACTAACGTCGATCGACGATTTTGTACACCGATCAGCGGAAATAATGGCACATATTGATATTGTGAAATTGCGATCGCAGCTAAACCGGGGGGTGCGAAAACCAGCGACCAAGCCCGATGTTGCAGGCGATCGATTGCTAAATTTTCATTTAATGCAGGTTCTAACACGATCAAAGCCTGCATTTTTTCGCTGAGATAGCGTTTGAAGCGATCGTATTGTTCGAGCGTTTTGCTACCTTCTTCATAGCTTACGACTCCAACTGAAAGCGATCCGCTGCTCGAATTGGCTCCTGATTTTGCGGTGCAAGCGGAGAGTAACATGAAAGATAAAAATAAGCGGCGAGAAACTTTCATCGCGATCGCCTCCATTGTCTAAATTATTGAGCTGTAAGCATTGCTTTCGTTCTCTACAGCGGATTCCTCTATGATGGCTATTTTCTCAAGCAAATTGCTCAAATCTCAATGTTTCTAAACACCAATCTTACAGCCAATTTCCAATTAAAACATAGTTGCTCCAAATATGAGGAGTCGTGTAGCCCGTTTTTTGAATCAAATTGAGTTGCGCTTGTCGAACGGCTTCGGCTTTGGTTGTTCCGGGTTGAGAGAGCGATCGATAAAACTGCGCCATAAATTCGGTGTTCGGTGCGTCTTGTGCTGTCCAAAGCGTTGATAAAACACTGCGGGTTCCGGTTCTTGCTGCCAGTCCTGCTAATCCCAAAACTGCGCGACTGTCGCCACGAGCGGTTTCACAAGCACTCAAAACTAGCAGTTCTAGAGGGCGAGATCCCGATCGACTGCTAATCTGTACGAGATCATGCAAGGTTTGGGTAGCAATGCGTTCTTTGTAGGCAACCATATAAGTTTCTGTTGGGTCAGAACTAAACGTGCCGTGAGTTTTCCAGTGAATTGCAGAAAAATTGCTGTTTTGAAGCTGTTTGCGAATGTTTGGAATGGTGAAAGCTTCATTAATCAGCGGTGGATTGGTTTTGACCGATTGAGCAATGCGATCGAGTTCTTCTCGAAGCTTGAGAATCGGTGGATAGTTCTTTCCGTCGATCGTCTGAGGAATGCCAACACCGCCGAGTGTGACTGCCAGAGCTTCCGGCGAGGATCTGGGTGTGAATACTTGAAGACG contains:
- a CDS encoding CTB family bacteriocin: MSEQIKINQTTELSVEELDNVAGGLLLDVENSFDVKREANATLFEVNEKGTSFIDLNEVEKIDNDLDISKQS
- a CDS encoding MinD/ParA family protein is translated as MSEIISVHSFRGGTGKSNVTSNLATIIARSGKRVGIIDTDIQSPGIHILFGLDEDRISYTLNDYLWGRCRIEEAAYDVSPVLRQKQRLFGKTGGIHLIPSSIKTGEISRILREGYDARLLNDGLRNLIDRLKLDYLFIDTHPGINEETLLSVIMSDVLVIILRPDSQDYQGTAVAVDVARKLEVPKMFVVVNKALPSADFKELRYRVQNAYNTTVAGILPVCEEMFRLGSSDIFCLRHPDHPWSHEVNVIAKQIVGSGSKLLI
- a CDS encoding CTB family bacteriocin, with translation MSEQIKINQTTELSAEELDNVAGGLLLDVENSFDVKREANATAFQQNEKGTSFIDLNEVEKIDNDLDIRKIS
- a CDS encoding phosphate/phosphite/phosphonate ABC transporter substrate-binding protein; the protein is MKVSRRLFLSFMLLSACTAKSGANSSSGSLSVGVVSYEEGSKTLEQYDRFKRYLSEKMQALIVLEPALNENLAIDRLQHRAWSLVFAPPGLAAIAISQYQYVPLFPLIGVQNRRSTLVVREDSPIQEISAITGKTVAIGNPGSATGFYFPLFNLYGLTLAELVFSATPKAVLDTVAQGKADVGALSLEEFETYKSHVTQAKLRVLFTDSHQVPPGAILVNSTLDRAAQERVRQVLSEASSVVAEEAGYITNAPVPDYQYMISVVERVRSMFPGDTKASIALLQQKPVRLFK
- a CDS encoding DUF3365 domain-containing protein; the protein is MLKTSKLATKFTLLLSLVFVSAIVVSGLLLSRALEKRAEGDITYRGQLISEMINSVRYYTGERVAPLLMPLVETQSTFVPEVIPSFSAREVFETLRKNSEYKDYFYKDAFLNPTNLRDKADTFEAEIIDRFRKDPKLKSVSNFRDSFGEQLFYTARPFVLKNPACLRCHSTPEVAPKSHIASYGSENGFNWPLNKVIGTQIIYVPASQVLENARQASVLFIGIFVAIFAIVILLINYLLKRNVIQPIKPLAQIAQKISADEMTGEEAEEFERKKLAPIAKRTDELGQLGRVFQGMVREIHAREQQLRQQLQKLSLEIDEAKRSRQVAEITESETFQQLKQEAKELRSKRDITNSNP